A genome region from Nocardioides cynanchi includes the following:
- a CDS encoding SigE family RNA polymerase sigma factor — MSTRDRAAFAEFAAARARSLHRAAYLMVGDPQLAQDLVQEALTKTYVAWPRLRDPHNAEAYCRKAITTTAISWFRRKGWNNERPTETLPEGALAGHDGGVAQRDEIWRALQSLPPRQRAALVLRYFDDLTEAQTADAMGCAVGTVKSQVSAGLAKLRTRLGDDLELLPHDDSTEEMVTR; from the coding sequence GTGAGCACTCGGGACCGAGCGGCGTTCGCGGAGTTCGCTGCGGCGCGGGCCAGGTCGCTGCACCGGGCGGCGTACCTGATGGTCGGCGACCCCCAGCTGGCCCAGGACCTCGTCCAGGAGGCGCTGACCAAGACGTACGTCGCGTGGCCCCGGCTGCGGGACCCGCACAACGCCGAGGCCTACTGCCGCAAGGCGATCACCACCACCGCGATCTCGTGGTTCCGCCGCAAGGGCTGGAACAACGAGCGACCCACCGAGACCCTGCCCGAGGGAGCCCTCGCGGGCCACGACGGCGGCGTCGCCCAGCGGGACGAGATCTGGCGAGCGCTCCAGTCGCTGCCACCACGGCAACGCGCGGCGCTGGTGCTCCGGTACTTCGACGACCTGACCGAGGCCCAGACGGCCGACGCCATGGGCTGCGCCGTCGGCACGGTCAAGAGCCAGGTCTCCGCCGGACTGGCCAAGCTCCGTACCCGGCTCGGCGACGACCTCGAGCTGCTCCCCCACGACGATTCGACCGAAGAGATGGTGACCCGATGA
- a CDS encoding MaoC/PaaZ C-terminal domain-containing protein produces MVSTGSTNEGTGSTNEGTGSANEATGSTTEVRIVHGEPGGVTTLLRAALPSIPLVNQLPGVRRSGGFEGLAFARPAVTIERAPVSAYAQVCGFPVKDTVPLTYPHVLAFPLHLAILSDPSFPFPAVGAVHVANVITAHRPVAIGETVTVTVRADEVRPHPKGRTVDVVARIDAGGEVVWESTSTYLRRGRGDSEAHVPDGPTDVPTGRVTWPLPADLGRRYAGVSGDHNPIHLYPLTAKALGFPRQIAHGMWSLARCVAAVENRLPDAVTVEAAFKKPILLPGSVGFGVEPGSDGGLAFALTSPKDGAPHLVGRTRSA; encoded by the coding sequence ATGGTCTCGACAGGCTCGACCAACGAGGGGACCGGCTCGACCAACGAGGGGACCGGCTCGGCCAACGAAGCGACCGGCTCGACCACCGAGGTCCGGATCGTCCACGGCGAGCCCGGCGGCGTCACGACCCTGCTCCGGGCCGCCCTGCCGTCGATCCCGCTGGTCAACCAGCTGCCCGGGGTCCGCAGGTCCGGCGGCTTCGAGGGGCTGGCTTTCGCGCGGCCGGCGGTGACGATCGAGCGGGCGCCGGTCTCGGCGTACGCACAGGTCTGCGGCTTCCCGGTCAAGGACACGGTGCCCCTGACCTACCCCCACGTGCTGGCGTTCCCGCTGCACCTGGCGATCCTGAGCGACCCGAGCTTCCCCTTCCCGGCCGTCGGTGCCGTGCACGTCGCCAACGTCATCACCGCACACCGGCCGGTCGCGATCGGCGAGACGGTCACGGTGACCGTGCGGGCCGACGAGGTGCGACCGCATCCCAAGGGCCGCACCGTCGACGTGGTCGCGCGCATCGACGCCGGGGGCGAGGTGGTCTGGGAGAGCACGTCGACCTACCTCCGCCGCGGCCGCGGGGACTCCGAGGCGCACGTGCCGGACGGCCCGACGGACGTACCGACCGGCCGGGTCACCTGGCCGCTCCCGGCCGACCTCGGTCGCCGCTACGCCGGGGTGTCGGGAGACCACAACCCGATCCATCTCTACCCGTTGACCGCCAAGGCGCTGGGCTTCCCGCGCCAGATCGCGCACGGCATGTGGAGCCTGGCCCGCTGCGTCGCGGCCGTGGAGAACCGGCTGCCCGACGCGGTGACCGTCGAGGCCGCGTTCAAGAAGCCGATCCTGCTGCCCGGCTCGGTGGGGTTCGGGGTGGAGCCCGGGTCCGACGGCGGCCTCGCCTTCGCGCTGACCTCACCGAAGGACGGCGCCCCGCACCTCGTCGGCCGCACCCGCTCCGCCTGA
- a CDS encoding ATP-dependent DNA ligase has translation MLLRDLVETSGAVAGTRSRKAKVAAIAERLERAGVDELPVVTAYLGGTILQRRTGVGFRGLSALPAPASDPTLTALAVHETLDELAALAGPGSQEARASGVRDLFARAMADEQRWLRGVITGNVRQGALDALVQEAVAAASGVRLTAVRRAAMLAGGTVPIVVAAMTGGEEALAEVGLEVGRPVLPMLASSAPDVTAAMTKAGGGRVAVDVKLDGIRIQVHRRGDDVQIATRSLDDITDRLPEVVAVARSLPAREFVLDGEAIALDDRGRPRPFQETASRTAQPDREGGVAVTPYFFDVLTVDGRALLDAPATERLAALDALVPEQHRVPRLVTDDPAAAEAFAREAIAAGHEGVVVKGLDLGYAAGRRGSGWVKVKPVHTLDLVVLAVEWGSGRREGWLSNIHLGARDPSGDGGAGGFVMLGKTFKGMTDEMLAWQTERFTDLALEPSEIRAHYVVKVRPEQVVEIAFDGLQRSTRYPGGLALRFARVVRYRDDKGPDEADTIETVRGLAGDATLPT, from the coding sequence ATGCTGCTGCGCGACCTGGTCGAGACCTCGGGTGCCGTCGCCGGGACCCGCTCCCGGAAGGCCAAGGTCGCCGCGATCGCCGAGCGACTCGAGCGAGCCGGAGTCGACGAGCTGCCGGTGGTCACGGCCTACCTCGGCGGCACGATCCTCCAGCGCCGCACCGGGGTCGGCTTCCGCGGTCTCAGCGCTCTGCCTGCGCCGGCCTCCGACCCGACCCTGACCGCCCTGGCCGTGCACGAGACGCTCGACGAGCTCGCTGCGCTGGCCGGGCCCGGCTCCCAGGAGGCCCGGGCGTCGGGGGTCCGTGACCTGTTCGCGCGAGCCATGGCCGACGAGCAGCGCTGGCTGCGCGGGGTGATCACCGGCAACGTCCGCCAGGGTGCCCTCGACGCGCTGGTGCAGGAGGCCGTCGCGGCCGCATCCGGCGTGCGGCTGACGGCCGTGCGCCGAGCCGCGATGCTCGCGGGCGGCACGGTGCCGATCGTGGTCGCCGCGATGACCGGCGGCGAGGAGGCCCTGGCCGAGGTGGGCCTCGAGGTGGGCCGGCCGGTGCTGCCGATGCTGGCCTCCAGCGCCCCCGACGTCACGGCCGCGATGACCAAGGCGGGTGGCGGCCGGGTGGCCGTCGACGTGAAGCTCGACGGCATCCGGATCCAGGTCCACCGTCGGGGCGACGACGTGCAGATCGCGACCCGCAGCCTCGACGACATCACCGACCGGCTGCCCGAGGTGGTGGCCGTCGCGAGGTCACTGCCGGCGCGGGAGTTCGTGCTCGACGGCGAGGCCATCGCGCTCGACGATCGCGGCCGGCCGCGACCCTTCCAGGAGACCGCGTCCCGCACCGCCCAGCCCGACCGCGAGGGCGGTGTCGCGGTCACGCCGTACTTCTTCGATGTGCTCACCGTCGACGGCCGGGCACTGCTGGACGCACCGGCGACCGAGCGGCTCGCCGCCCTCGACGCCCTGGTTCCCGAGCAGCACCGGGTGCCCCGTCTCGTCACCGACGACCCCGCCGCAGCCGAGGCCTTCGCCCGCGAGGCGATCGCGGCCGGCCACGAGGGCGTGGTCGTCAAGGGCCTCGACCTCGGCTATGCCGCCGGGCGCAGGGGCTCCGGCTGGGTCAAGGTCAAGCCGGTGCACACGCTCGACCTGGTGGTGCTCGCCGTCGAGTGGGGCAGCGGGCGCCGCGAGGGCTGGCTGTCCAACATCCACCTCGGCGCCCGCGACCCGTCGGGCGACGGCGGCGCGGGCGGGTTCGTGATGCTGGGCAAGACCTTCAAGGGGATGACCGACGAGATGCTGGCCTGGCAGACCGAGCGGTTCACCGACCTCGCCCTGGAGCCGAGCGAGATCCGGGCCCACTACGTCGTGAAGGTGCGACCCGAGCAGGTCGTCGAGATCGCCTTCGACGGTCTCCAGCGGTCCACCCGCTACCCCGGAGGGCTGGCGCTGCGCTTCGCCCGCGTCGTCCGCTACCGCGACGACAAGGGGCCGGACGAGGCCGACACCATCGAGACCGTCCGCGGCCTCGCCGGCGATGCCACACTGCCCACGTGA
- a CDS encoding methyltransferase, translated as MADLQPVDTVLWMARGTWVAMTLRAACGLGVFDQLDQPRTAPDLAAALGSDPHATARLLVALTDLGLLERDGHGDGAYANSATGATLREDHPSGVRNLVLMQSWLPNVASWTRLEDAVRTGSSVFEAVNGMPSWEHLSRHPEAEALFNRAMARRAAGQIEAILAGVDLTGVRTVVDVGGGRGAMLAGILEAGPDLSGVVADRPEVAAEAEVAFAEAGLGARAHGVAADFFDSVPAGADLYVISNVLHDWDDAECVAILATVRAAMSEGARLVVVEKLLDAPRSFEDTRDLHFVDLHMLVMFGARERTKPEYDALLVAAGFPPGSVPDAETSWNVIETTR; from the coding sequence ATGGCGGACCTGCAACCAGTCGACACGGTGCTGTGGATGGCCCGCGGTACCTGGGTGGCGATGACACTCCGGGCGGCCTGCGGACTCGGCGTCTTCGACCAGCTCGACCAGCCGCGGACCGCGCCGGACCTCGCGGCGGCCCTGGGCAGCGACCCGCACGCGACGGCCCGGCTGCTGGTGGCCCTCACCGACCTGGGTCTGCTGGAGCGCGACGGCCACGGCGACGGCGCGTACGCGAACAGCGCGACCGGGGCCACCCTGCGGGAGGACCACCCCAGCGGGGTGCGCAACCTGGTCCTGATGCAGAGCTGGCTGCCCAACGTCGCGTCCTGGACCCGGCTCGAGGACGCCGTCCGCACCGGCTCGTCGGTCTTCGAGGCCGTCAACGGGATGCCCTCCTGGGAGCACCTCAGCCGGCATCCCGAGGCCGAGGCCCTGTTCAACCGGGCGATGGCGCGCCGGGCGGCCGGCCAGATCGAGGCGATCCTGGCCGGCGTCGACCTCACGGGGGTGCGGACGGTGGTCGACGTGGGTGGCGGCCGGGGGGCGATGCTGGCCGGGATCCTGGAGGCCGGCCCGGACCTGTCCGGCGTCGTCGCCGACCGACCCGAGGTCGCCGCCGAGGCGGAGGTGGCCTTCGCCGAGGCGGGCCTGGGCGCCCGGGCCCACGGTGTGGCGGCCGACTTCTTCGACTCGGTGCCGGCCGGGGCCGACCTCTACGTGATCTCCAACGTGCTGCACGACTGGGACGACGCGGAGTGCGTCGCGATCCTGGCCACTGTCCGCGCCGCGATGTCCGAGGGTGCCCGGCTGGTCGTGGTCGAGAAGCTGCTCGACGCGCCCCGCTCGTTCGAGGACACCCGCGACCTGCACTTCGTCGACCTGCACATGCTGGTGATGTTCGGGGCGCGCGAGCGCACGAAGCCGGAGTACGACGCGCTCCTGGTGGCGGCCGGCTTCCCACCCGGCTCCGTGCCGGACGCGGAGACGTCGTGGAACGTGATCGAGACGACCCGCTGA
- a CDS encoding TerD family protein, which produces MIELTRGQELALETDDGQPLVRLQMGLGWDKERGAGFIGTGKPDVDLDATAIQFADGRLFDIAFYNHLETRDGSVVHLGDNISGRGEGDDERLTVDLGRVYAKVDTILFLVSSYQGHTLDWIDNAYCRLLDERDVELARLTLTDGTPRTGLAMAKLFRDGDGWRLRAIGEGVAVTVPTESLDRLTRFL; this is translated from the coding sequence GTGATCGAGCTGACCAGGGGCCAGGAGCTGGCGCTGGAGACCGACGACGGGCAGCCGCTGGTCCGGCTCCAGATGGGGCTGGGCTGGGACAAGGAGCGCGGCGCCGGCTTCATCGGCACTGGCAAGCCCGACGTCGACCTCGACGCCACGGCCATCCAGTTCGCGGACGGCCGGCTCTTCGACATCGCGTTCTACAACCACCTGGAGACCCGCGACGGCTCGGTGGTCCACCTCGGTGACAACATCAGCGGCCGCGGCGAGGGCGACGACGAGCGGCTCACCGTCGACCTGGGGCGGGTCTACGCCAAGGTCGACACGATCCTCTTCCTGGTCAGCAGCTACCAGGGGCACACCCTGGACTGGATCGACAACGCCTACTGCAGGCTTCTCGACGAGCGCGACGTCGAGCTGGCGCGGCTCACTCTGACCGACGGCACCCCGCGGACCGGCCTGGCGATGGCGAAGCTGTTCCGCGACGGCGACGGGTGGCGGCTGCGCGCGATCGGCGAGGGTGTGGCGGTCACCGTGCCGACCGAGTCGCTGGACCGGCTGACCCGCTTCCTCTGA
- a CDS encoding proteasome assembly chaperone family protein, which translates to MPDPERLVHIVDDVPELADGSGVPMVMVLDGFLDAGNAAAHAAQHLVERSGGGRVVATFEVDEFHDYRARRPAMSFVRDHYEQYDAPRLVVRLLADAGDTPYLLLHGPEPDNRWEAFALAVRRVVEHLGVSHVVSMGAVPMAVPHTRPIAVTHHANSPELLSGESPWRGELQIPSSAQALLELRLGEWGHGAMGFVAHIPHYLAQLDYPQASVELLEHVERAARLTIDLTELRELAHTRGVEVDSYLSNNPEVAEIVQALEQQYDSFALAEQEGNSLLAPDEPLPTGEEIGQQFEQFLAGLDSPDGEV; encoded by the coding sequence GTGCCCGATCCCGAGCGCCTGGTCCACATCGTCGACGACGTCCCCGAGCTCGCCGACGGTTCCGGCGTGCCGATGGTGATGGTCCTCGACGGCTTCCTGGACGCCGGGAACGCCGCCGCGCACGCGGCCCAGCACCTCGTGGAGCGGTCCGGGGGCGGGCGGGTCGTCGCGACCTTCGAGGTCGACGAGTTCCACGACTACCGGGCCCGGCGCCCGGCGATGTCCTTCGTCCGCGACCACTACGAGCAGTACGACGCCCCGCGCCTCGTGGTGCGGCTCCTGGCCGACGCCGGGGACACGCCGTACCTCTTGCTCCACGGTCCCGAGCCCGACAACCGGTGGGAGGCGTTCGCCCTGGCCGTCCGCCGCGTGGTCGAGCACCTGGGCGTGTCCCACGTGGTCAGCATGGGCGCGGTGCCGATGGCGGTGCCGCACACCCGCCCGATCGCGGTGACCCACCATGCCAACAGCCCCGAGCTGCTCTCGGGCGAGAGCCCGTGGCGGGGCGAGCTGCAGATCCCCTCCAGTGCGCAGGCGCTGCTCGAGCTGCGGCTCGGGGAGTGGGGTCACGGGGCGATGGGCTTCGTCGCGCACATCCCCCACTACCTCGCGCAGCTGGACTACCCGCAGGCCTCGGTGGAGCTGCTCGAGCATGTCGAGCGCGCCGCGCGGCTGACGATCGACCTCACCGAGCTCCGCGAGCTGGCGCACACCCGCGGTGTCGAGGTGGACAGCTACCTCTCGAACAACCCCGAGGTGGCCGAGATCGTCCAGGCGCTGGAGCAGCAGTACGACTCCTTCGCCCTCGCCGAGCAGGAGGGCAACAGCCTGCTCGCCCCGGACGAGCCGCTGCCGACGGGGGAGGAGATCGGCCAGCAGTTCGAGCAGTTCCTGGCCGGCCTCGACTCGCCCGACGGCGAGGTCTGA
- a CDS encoding 3-oxoacyl-ACP reductase: MTDRYQDFVSSPVGRLMVKNLGLPNPVELDRYAAGSPLVDGTVVVGGTGRLVESLPGLLDTRGITSVAVTDGEARYKGLVFDATGLTDPGALVALRDFFAPLMRNVQTCARLVVIGTPPEQLKGEERIAQRALEGFTRSLAKEVGRGGTAQLVYVADGAEGGVASTLGFLLSPKSAYVSGQVIRIGNTATEPAEEPDWQRPLAGKVALVTGAARGIGEQIARVLARDGATVVGVDVPQAASDLITLTKELDGDYLTLDITAKDAPKRIAQHLSTAHGGVDVVVHNAGITRDKRLANLDEARWSSVIDVNLVAPERITAELLAQGLVHDNGRIIGVASIAGIAGNLGQTNYATSKAGVIGLVDSLAGELTHGITVNAVAPGFIETKMTAAVPFATREVGRRLNSLSQGGQPVDVAEAIAWYADPASTAVNGNVVRVCGQMMLGA, translated from the coding sequence ATGACCGACCGCTACCAGGACTTCGTGTCCTCCCCCGTCGGCAGGCTGATGGTGAAGAACCTCGGTCTGCCCAACCCGGTCGAGCTCGACCGGTACGCCGCGGGGTCGCCGCTGGTCGACGGCACCGTTGTCGTCGGAGGCACGGGTCGGCTGGTGGAGTCACTGCCGGGGCTGCTCGACACCCGGGGCATCACCTCGGTGGCGGTCACCGATGGGGAGGCCCGCTACAAGGGTCTGGTCTTCGACGCCACCGGACTGACCGACCCGGGCGCCCTGGTGGCGCTCCGGGACTTCTTCGCGCCGCTGATGCGCAACGTGCAGACCTGCGCTCGCCTGGTCGTGATCGGCACCCCGCCGGAGCAGCTGAAGGGCGAGGAGCGGATCGCGCAGCGCGCCCTCGAGGGCTTCACCCGGAGCCTGGCCAAGGAGGTCGGCCGTGGCGGCACGGCCCAGCTGGTCTACGTCGCCGACGGCGCGGAGGGTGGGGTCGCCTCCACGCTCGGCTTCCTGCTCTCGCCGAAGTCGGCCTACGTCTCGGGCCAGGTGATCCGGATCGGCAACACTGCCACCGAGCCCGCCGAGGAGCCCGACTGGCAGCGCCCGCTGGCCGGCAAGGTCGCGCTGGTGACCGGCGCCGCCCGCGGCATCGGCGAGCAGATCGCCCGCGTGCTGGCGCGCGACGGCGCCACGGTCGTCGGCGTCGACGTACCCCAGGCGGCCAGCGACCTGATCACCCTGACCAAGGAGCTGGACGGCGACTACCTGACCCTCGACATCACCGCCAAGGACGCCCCGAAGCGGATCGCGCAGCACCTGTCCACCGCGCACGGCGGCGTCGACGTCGTGGTGCACAACGCCGGGATCACCCGCGACAAGCGGCTCGCCAACCTCGACGAGGCCCGCTGGAGCTCGGTGATCGACGTCAACCTCGTGGCACCCGAGCGGATCACCGCCGAGCTCCTCGCCCAGGGCCTGGTCCACGACAACGGACGGATCATCGGGGTCGCGTCGATCGCCGGGATCGCGGGCAACCTGGGCCAGACCAACTACGCCACCTCCAAGGCCGGGGTGATCGGCCTGGTGGACTCCCTGGCCGGCGAGCTCACGCACGGGATCACCGTGAACGCGGTGGCCCCCGGTTTCATCGAGACCAAGATGACCGCGGCGGTGCCGTTCGCCACCCGCGAGGTCGGACGTCGGCTCAACTCGCTGAGCCAGGGCGGCCAGCCGGTCGACGTCGCCGAGGCGATCGCGTGGTACGCCGACCCGGCCTCCACCGCGGTCAACGGCAACGTGGTGCGGGTCTGCGGCCAGATGATGCTGGGCGCCTGA
- a CDS encoding acetyl-CoA C-acetyltransferase, with translation MNPKTRRVAVLGGNRLPFARSNSVYADASNQEMLTAAIDGLVTRFGLEGERVGEVVAGAVLKHARDFNLTRESVLGSKLAPETPATDIQQACGTGLQAAAIVADKITLGTIDVGIAGGTDTTSDAPVAISDKLRKKLMKVNAARDTKGKLTALARIRPTDIGLAIPQNGEARTKLSMGEHAALTALEWRVGREEQDELAALSHQHLAAAYDAGFLDDQVTPFRGLERDQNLRPDSTVESLARLKPVFGRGEGATMTAGNSTPLTDGASAVLLSSEEWATAHGLEPLAFLVDHETAAVDFVHGNEGLLMAPAYAVPRLLARNGLTLQDFDFYEIHEAFASQVLATLKAWDDPVFTKERLGLDAPLGEIDRSKLNVNGSSLAAGHPFAATGGRILNVAAKLLAEKGSGRALISICAAGGQGVTAILER, from the coding sequence ATGAACCCGAAGACCCGCCGGGTCGCCGTGCTCGGCGGCAACCGCCTGCCCTTCGCCCGCTCCAACAGCGTCTACGCCGACGCCTCCAACCAGGAGATGCTCACCGCGGCCATCGACGGTCTCGTCACCCGGTTCGGGCTCGAGGGGGAGCGGGTCGGCGAGGTCGTCGCCGGAGCCGTGCTCAAGCACGCGCGCGACTTCAACCTGACCCGCGAGTCTGTGCTCGGCTCGAAGCTGGCCCCTGAGACCCCGGCGACCGACATCCAGCAGGCCTGCGGCACCGGGCTCCAGGCCGCGGCGATCGTGGCCGACAAGATCACCCTCGGCACGATCGACGTCGGCATCGCGGGCGGCACCGACACGACCTCCGACGCCCCGGTCGCGATCAGCGACAAGCTGCGCAAGAAGCTGATGAAGGTCAACGCGGCCCGCGACACGAAGGGGAAGCTGACCGCGCTGGCCCGGATCCGCCCGACGGACATCGGTCTGGCCATCCCGCAGAACGGCGAGGCCCGGACCAAGCTGTCGATGGGCGAGCACGCCGCCCTGACCGCGCTGGAGTGGCGCGTCGGTCGCGAGGAGCAGGACGAGCTGGCCGCACTGTCGCACCAGCACCTCGCCGCGGCGTACGACGCCGGGTTCCTCGACGACCAGGTCACGCCCTTCCGGGGCCTGGAGCGCGACCAGAACCTTCGCCCGGACTCCACGGTCGAGTCGCTGGCGAGGCTGAAGCCGGTCTTCGGCCGCGGCGAGGGCGCCACCATGACCGCCGGCAACTCGACGCCGCTGACCGACGGCGCGTCGGCGGTGCTGCTCTCCTCCGAGGAGTGGGCGACCGCGCACGGGCTGGAGCCCCTGGCCTTCCTGGTCGACCACGAGACCGCGGCCGTGGACTTCGTGCACGGCAACGAGGGGCTGCTGATGGCGCCGGCGTACGCCGTACCCCGGCTGCTGGCGCGCAACGGCCTGACGCTGCAGGACTTCGACTTCTACGAGATCCACGAGGCGTTCGCCTCCCAGGTGCTGGCCACGCTGAAGGCCTGGGACGACCCGGTCTTCACCAAGGAGCGCCTCGGGCTCGACGCGCCGCTGGGGGAGATCGACCGGTCGAAGCTCAACGTCAACGGCTCGTCGCTGGCCGCGGGCCATCCGTTCGCCGCCACCGGCGGACGGATCCTCAACGTCGCGGCCAAGCTGCTCGCCGAGAAGGGGTCCGGGCGCGCCCTGATCTCCATCTGTGCCGCCGGCGGCCAGGGCGTCACCGCGATCCTCGAGCGTTGA
- a CDS encoding TetR/AcrR family transcriptional regulator produces MPSTAQRPSSTAVRRRARESAILAATRTLFDERGVADAQIEDIARAVGINRAIVYRHFTGKEELFALALVGYLDELAAALTDAAAESTSPPDQLAALVSTFVDYGVAHPAFVDCAHSLMRRTGHELFDEISEGAMLRLGRAIAACLASLRRTLEAGVSAGDFEIDDPVLLANTLYATGLGGLQLARVGLVIDEVSPGVPQVGRIGAEQVKALLLTSALAMAHG; encoded by the coding sequence ATGCCGAGCACCGCGCAGCGCCCCAGCAGCACCGCCGTACGACGCCGGGCCCGGGAGTCGGCAATCCTGGCCGCGACCCGGACGCTGTTCGACGAGCGTGGCGTCGCCGACGCGCAGATCGAGGACATCGCCCGTGCCGTGGGGATCAACCGGGCGATCGTCTACCGGCACTTCACCGGCAAGGAGGAGCTCTTCGCCCTGGCCCTGGTGGGCTACCTCGACGAGCTCGCGGCAGCGCTCACCGACGCAGCCGCCGAGAGCACCTCACCGCCGGACCAGCTGGCGGCCCTCGTGTCGACCTTCGTGGACTACGGCGTCGCCCACCCGGCGTTCGTGGACTGCGCCCACAGCCTGATGCGACGTACGGGTCACGAGCTCTTCGACGAGATCTCCGAGGGAGCGATGCTCCGGCTCGGCCGGGCGATCGCGGCCTGCCTGGCGAGCCTGCGCCGGACCCTGGAGGCCGGCGTGTCCGCGGGCGACTTCGAGATCGACGACCCGGTCCTGCTGGCCAACACGCTGTACGCCACCGGGCTCGGTGGCCTCCAGCTCGCCCGGGTCGGCCTGGTCATCGACGAGGTGTCGCCCGGCGTACCCCAGGTCGGCCGGATCGGCGCCGAGCAGGTCAAGGCGCTGCTGCTCACCTCGGCCCTGGCCATGGCCCACGGCTGA
- a CDS encoding acyl-CoA thioesterase, with translation MPSSAGELVELLDIERLDTDLFRGRSPDTDRQRVFGGQVAAQALIAAIRTSEPGLDVHSLHSYFLRPGDTTVPIIYDAERIRDGRSFETRRVVARQHGHPIFYLTANFQRPEEGFEHQDVMPEVPGPDGGLTFAQIAALRTGDDRAAAEFAKEWAALDTRYLGNSQHPGHTHLGEDAERPARAQVWIRVDGDLGDDLHLHVAAFTYASDLTLLGASLVPHDVEIGSPELMPASLDHTIWFHRPFRADEWWLYDQWSPSASGGRGLSLARVFTQDGRLVATVAQEGLIRRRTR, from the coding sequence ATGCCGTCGTCCGCCGGGGAGCTCGTCGAGCTCCTCGACATCGAGCGCCTCGACACCGATCTGTTCCGGGGGCGGAGCCCCGACACCGACCGGCAGCGCGTCTTCGGCGGCCAGGTGGCCGCGCAGGCCCTGATCGCCGCGATCCGCACCTCCGAGCCGGGCCTCGACGTGCACTCGCTGCACTCCTACTTCCTGCGCCCCGGCGACACGACGGTGCCGATCATCTACGACGCGGAGCGGATCCGGGACGGTCGGTCGTTCGAGACCCGCCGGGTGGTGGCCCGGCAGCACGGGCACCCGATCTTCTACCTGACCGCCAACTTCCAGCGCCCCGAGGAGGGCTTCGAGCACCAGGACGTGATGCCCGAGGTGCCCGGCCCCGACGGCGGTCTCACCTTCGCCCAGATCGCCGCGCTGCGGACCGGCGACGACCGGGCCGCCGCGGAGTTCGCCAAGGAGTGGGCGGCGCTCGACACCAGGTACCTCGGCAACAGTCAGCATCCTGGACACACCCACCTCGGCGAGGACGCCGAGCGTCCGGCCCGGGCCCAGGTCTGGATCCGGGTCGACGGAGACCTCGGCGACGACCTGCACCTGCACGTGGCGGCCTTCACCTACGCCAGCGACCTGACCCTGCTCGGCGCCTCGCTCGTGCCGCACGACGTCGAGATCGGCTCGCCGGAGCTGATGCCGGCGTCGCTGGACCACACGATCTGGTTCCACCGGCCGTTCCGGGCCGACGAGTGGTGGCTCTACGACCAGTGGTCGCCCTCGGCCAGCGGTGGACGCGGGCTGTCCCTGGCGCGGGTGTTCACCCAGGACGGCCGGCTGGTCGCGACGGTGGCCCAGGAGGGCCTGATCAGGCGTCGTACCCGCTGA